Proteins encoded in a region of the Haloglomus salinum genome:
- a CDS encoding M48 family metallopeptidase: MASTVFLRVSVALRFLVSMVLLVGGILLLVVWFVWGSLERFLGSSTMPQVLAISTALVVLVVVPSMSKQAAKLQAQAERSVRGRTRNAADSPAARHLERLCMQADIERPTLRLVEDPTPEAFTVGSGASASVVISTGLVDLLTERELEAILAHEVAHLANGDSRLMAYALAPVVHVDENSDLENGPGVFNRFLVWYGQRAVGLFSRGREWAADAAAAELSGSPMALASALRKIDGQELPDEDLRTAWPTAVAALNVSPNLRTLSTFVWTVRTHPTTEARVNRLEWVAGRQETA, encoded by the coding sequence ATGGCCAGCACGGTGTTCCTGCGGGTCTCGGTCGCGCTCCGGTTCCTCGTTTCGATGGTACTGCTGGTCGGTGGAATCCTGCTGCTGGTGGTCTGGTTCGTCTGGGGGAGCCTGGAGCGGTTCCTCGGGTCGTCCACGATGCCGCAGGTGCTCGCCATCTCGACGGCGCTGGTGGTCCTGGTCGTCGTTCCGTCCATGTCGAAACAGGCGGCGAAGCTCCAGGCACAGGCCGAACGAAGCGTCCGGGGCCGGACCCGGAACGCCGCCGACTCTCCCGCCGCCCGCCACCTAGAACGGCTCTGCATGCAGGCGGACATCGAACGGCCGACCCTCCGGCTGGTCGAGGACCCGACACCGGAGGCGTTCACCGTCGGGAGCGGCGCCTCGGCCAGCGTCGTGATATCGACCGGACTGGTCGACCTGCTGACCGAGCGGGAGCTCGAGGCCATCCTCGCCCACGAGGTCGCGCACCTGGCCAACGGTGACTCGCGGCTGATGGCGTACGCGCTGGCGCCGGTCGTCCACGTGGACGAGAACTCGGACCTCGAGAACGGGCCGGGTGTGTTCAACCGCTTCCTCGTGTGGTACGGGCAGCGCGCTGTCGGCCTCTTCTCCCGAGGACGCGAGTGGGCCGCGGACGCGGCCGCGGCCGAACTGTCAGGCTCCCCGATGGCGCTGGCGAGTGCCCTCCGGAAAATCGACGGGCAGGAACTCCCCGACGAGGACCTCCGGACGGCGTGGCCGACCGCTGTCGCGGCGCTGAACGTCTCGCCGAACCTCAGGACACTCAGCACGTTCGTCTGGACGGTCCGGACCCACCCGACGACCGAGGCCCGCGTCAACCGGCTCGAGTGGGTCGCGGGCAGACAGGAGACCGCGTAG
- a CDS encoding alpha/beta hydrolase: MPDEPHPQAKALLEQLDAQNAPPTYGVTPEVAREQFRRLTAEMEPTEVGDVADFAIEGPEGPIPIRAYVPEGEGTFPVLVYYHGGGWVIGGLDEYENVTSAICDRAGVVVLSVDYRLAPEHPFPAQLEDAYAALVWASEFAGDISGDPERVAVGGDSAGGNLAAAVSLLARDRGGPDIDHQSLIYPAVASPIIHDFDSYEENAEGYFLERRSIEWFYERWLPSELHARNEYAAPLLARDLSDLPSATVVTAGFDPLRDEGSSYADRLSEAGVPVHHEHYDDMIHGFASMTELLDTAHAAVDVVADEVAQALDA; encoded by the coding sequence ATGCCGGACGAGCCGCACCCACAGGCGAAGGCACTCCTCGAACAGCTCGACGCCCAGAACGCACCACCCACGTACGGCGTCACCCCGGAGGTCGCGCGCGAGCAGTTCCGCCGACTGACCGCGGAGATGGAGCCGACCGAGGTCGGCGACGTGGCCGACTTCGCCATCGAGGGACCCGAGGGTCCGATTCCCATCCGGGCGTACGTCCCCGAGGGCGAGGGCACGTTCCCCGTGCTCGTCTACTACCACGGTGGCGGCTGGGTCATCGGCGGGCTGGACGAGTACGAGAACGTCACGTCCGCCATCTGCGACCGTGCGGGCGTCGTCGTCCTCTCGGTGGACTACCGCCTCGCGCCCGAGCACCCCTTCCCGGCACAGCTCGAGGACGCGTACGCGGCGCTCGTGTGGGCCAGCGAGTTCGCCGGGGACATCTCCGGTGACCCCGAGCGTGTGGCCGTCGGGGGGGACAGTGCCGGCGGCAACCTGGCGGCGGCCGTGTCGCTGCTGGCGCGGGACCGCGGCGGGCCCGACATCGACCACCAGTCGCTCATCTACCCGGCGGTGGCGTCGCCCATCATCCACGATTTCGACTCCTACGAGGAGAACGCCGAGGGGTACTTCCTTGAGCGCCGGAGCATCGAGTGGTTCTACGAGCGCTGGCTCCCGAGCGAACTCCACGCGCGCAACGAGTACGCCGCGCCGTTGCTGGCACGGGACCTGTCGGACCTCCCCTCCGCGACTGTCGTGACGGCGGGGTTCGACCCGCTTCGCGACGAGGGCAGCTCGTACGCAGACCGCCTCTCGGAGGCCGGCGTCCCCGTCCACCACGAGCACTACGACGACATGATACACGGATTCGCGAGCATGACGGAGTTACTCGATACGGCCCACGCCGCCGTGGACGTGGTAGCCGACGAGGTGGCGCAGGCGCTCGACGCCTAG
- a CDS encoding 2Fe-2S iron-sulfur cluster-binding protein gives MTDEGAPDGEDVPVTVRTGDYETTLRVERGTRLRDALLDAGFDVYGSVSRVANCGGRGLCGTCGVRFEDADGERGANADGDAPAPEHWHDRAAARFGYPRLSCQIPVEEPLTVRVPEKVVWGQLWPGESE, from the coding sequence GTGACCGACGAGGGAGCCCCCGACGGCGAGGACGTGCCGGTGACGGTCCGGACCGGCGACTACGAGACGACGCTCCGCGTCGAACGTGGCACCCGACTGCGGGACGCCCTGCTGGATGCGGGCTTCGACGTGTACGGGTCGGTCTCGCGCGTCGCCAACTGCGGCGGGCGCGGGCTCTGTGGGACCTGTGGCGTCCGCTTCGAGGACGCGGACGGCGAGCGCGGCGCGAACGCCGACGGGGACGCGCCCGCGCCCGAGCACTGGCACGACCGCGCCGCCGCGCGCTTCGGGTACCCGCGGCTCTCCTGTCAGATTCCGGTCGAGGAGCCGCTGACGGTACGGGTCCCGGAGAAGGTGGTGTGGGGGCAGCTGTGGCCCGGCGAGTCGGAGTGA
- a CDS encoding MFS transporter — protein MGLRRATGRLRGGGRGWVLVAIAAGWVFVLGGRFLVPAVLPQVTAAFDVGNTGGGIAVTVIWATYALMQSPAGALVDRVGERRLLAGSLLLSAGSVGVLGVAPAYLAFLGGCAAFGFATGLYGPARGTALARTFPDDDGTAIGITLAAGSVGSAVLPFLAGALVGSVSWRYVVAGLAPPLLVAAAFAWRTVPERDRGSVASAPPADELVSDVLRAVRRRGVAVAVAAVTLMLFAFQGLSAFYVTYLARELDQRVAAGLFALLFVGGAVAQLAGGAAADRFGERAVLTVTAAVGAVAVGAVPFVDGLVPLAALSVVLGTRLAIAPVSNAYIIAVLPDAVTGTAWGTLRTAFFLLGATGSTVVGAMADRQLFDEAFLLLALVTAIAAALYAFLPSREAAGV, from the coding sequence ATGGGACTCCGGAGAGCGACTGGCCGACTGCGTGGTGGCGGCCGGGGGTGGGTTCTGGTCGCCATCGCCGCCGGATGGGTGTTCGTTCTCGGCGGACGCTTCCTCGTGCCCGCCGTCCTCCCGCAGGTGACGGCGGCCTTCGACGTGGGCAACACGGGCGGTGGCATCGCCGTCACCGTCATCTGGGCGACGTACGCGCTGATGCAGTCGCCCGCAGGGGCGCTCGTCGACCGGGTGGGCGAGCGCCGGCTACTGGCAGGCAGCCTCCTGCTGTCGGCGGGCAGCGTCGGCGTGCTGGGCGTCGCGCCCGCGTACCTCGCCTTCCTCGGCGGCTGTGCGGCCTTCGGCTTCGCGACCGGACTGTACGGCCCCGCACGCGGCACCGCGCTCGCGCGGACGTTCCCGGACGACGACGGCACGGCCATCGGCATCACGCTCGCCGCTGGCTCCGTCGGGTCGGCGGTGCTGCCGTTCCTGGCGGGCGCGCTCGTCGGGAGCGTGAGCTGGCGGTACGTCGTCGCGGGGCTGGCGCCGCCCCTGCTGGTGGCGGCCGCGTTCGCGTGGCGGACGGTCCCGGAGCGCGACCGGGGGAGCGTGGCCAGCGCGCCGCCCGCGGACGAACTGGTCAGTGACGTCCTCCGGGCGGTCCGTCGCCGCGGTGTCGCGGTCGCCGTCGCCGCCGTGACGCTGATGCTGTTCGCCTTCCAGGGGCTCTCGGCGTTCTACGTCACCTACCTGGCTCGGGAGCTGGACCAGCGGGTCGCCGCGGGGCTGTTCGCCCTGCTGTTCGTCGGTGGGGCGGTCGCCCAACTCGCGGGCGGTGCGGCGGCCGACCGCTTCGGCGAGCGCGCCGTCCTCACGGTGACTGCTGCGGTGGGTGCCGTCGCGGTGGGTGCGGTCCCGTTCGTCGACGGATTGGTCCCGCTGGCCGCGCTCTCGGTCGTCCTCGGGACCCGGCTCGCCATCGCGCCCGTCTCCAACGCGTACATCATCGCGGTCCTGCCGGACGCCGTGACCGGGACCGCGTGGGGCACGCTCCGGACGGCCTTCTTCCTGCTGGGTGCGACGGGTTCGACCGTCGTCGGCGCGATGGCCGACAGGCAACTGTTCGACGAGGCGTTCCTCCTGCTCGCACTCGTCACCGCCATCGCCGCCGCTCTGTACGCGTTCCTCCCGTCACGGGAGGCTGCGGGGGTGTGA
- a CDS encoding SWIM zinc finger family protein, producing MPDPFEFREEADERSTSWERADPDRALIERRAWNEWALLLPDGEEAHRCRLERDHGAYVGECDCPGYEYHDGPCAHTCTLLQKHEITYWLEIFHCGGNGG from the coding sequence GTGCCTGACCCGTTCGAGTTCCGAGAGGAGGCCGACGAGCGGTCGACGAGCTGGGAACGCGCCGACCCTGACCGGGCCCTCATCGAGCGGCGTGCCTGGAATGAGTGGGCGCTACTGCTCCCGGATGGCGAGGAGGCCCACCGCTGCCGCCTGGAACGCGACCACGGCGCGTACGTGGGCGAGTGCGACTGTCCGGGCTACGAGTACCACGACGGTCCGTGTGCCCACACGTGCACGCTTCTGCAAAAACACGAAATAACATATTGGCTAGAAATATTTCATTGCGGAGGGAATGGTGGTTGA
- a CDS encoding DUF6414 family protein — MSRLREFIHINDESLNSSLSSLGRGVPSEVTHSVEGESERSGQAGGTIWGIGAKGEYSGLNRDAIETRLEVSAPYRFQDLLNQLEEDNIDIYDNPDPRSVARGDVVRISGEANPMSMFKFEVVIKTFRELLNTQMRDNLIELDEAPQEPMGDDVNLGQLQVLQDLIEQFTGDKLPLRMEGENYRYGVALDREDMRVPAPGAFLNEPEYTLFGRVEERIVGEDSWDPILAMNIMDKYLPQETAGEEMREALEEAAEEMNIPMEPEDWEIPSQTAIIHPIAMFW, encoded by the coding sequence ATGAGCCGACTTCGAGAGTTTATACATATCAACGACGAGAGCCTGAACAGTAGTCTATCATCTCTCGGCAGAGGTGTACCATCCGAGGTTACACATTCTGTAGAAGGCGAATCGGAGAGATCCGGACAAGCAGGAGGTACGATTTGGGGGATTGGAGCGAAAGGAGAGTATTCAGGACTTAATCGAGATGCAATCGAAACACGCCTAGAAGTCTCGGCACCTTACCGATTCCAAGACCTACTGAATCAACTTGAAGAAGATAATATAGATATTTACGATAACCCTGACCCTCGAAGCGTCGCAAGAGGAGATGTAGTTCGGATATCTGGTGAAGCCAACCCGATGTCGATGTTTAAATTTGAAGTTGTTATCAAGACGTTCCGAGAGCTCCTCAATACTCAGATGAGGGATAATCTTATTGAGCTTGATGAGGCACCGCAGGAACCAATGGGCGATGATGTGAACTTAGGCCAATTACAGGTCCTGCAAGATTTGATAGAGCAATTCACCGGAGATAAACTGCCTCTAAGAATGGAGGGGGAGAATTATCGATACGGTGTAGCGCTTGACCGAGAGGATATGAGAGTACCAGCCCCAGGAGCATTTCTGAATGAACCTGAGTATACGCTATTTGGTCGAGTAGAGGAGAGAATAGTCGGAGAAGATTCTTGGGACCCAATTTTAGCTATGAATATTATGGACAAATACCTGCCACAGGAAACTGCGGGAGAGGAGATGAGGGAGGCGCTGGAGGAGGCTGCTGAAGAAATGAATATTCCAATGGAGCCTGAGGATTGGGAAATTCCTTCTCAAACCGCTATAATCCACCCGATTGCCATGTTCTGGTAG
- a CDS encoding translocation/assembly module TamB → MPQNDRAGGSVSRRRLLAAAAGAAATTGLAGCSQGNDADSPTSTPTATGTGTDTSTATDTPSPTATLPSCDDPEPLTPADVESGGTVSEGCYRAEKTLTVESGTLTLEAGVVIQFTSNTGLVVESDGVVRAQGSGSKPVVLTATDETRGFWKGLYLDNSTSSDNALEHTVVEYAGGESWNVNWESGAITTRKARLALDGCVLRENAAAGLRVRKLADQLSLSNTRFEANALPAWVHSSVAGAFSPDNAFVDNDTSAIRLGSDGADPVRSEQTWQHPGVPYHVIKHVELEAPVTVTEGATFRFSQGKGLSVIREGRLTVTGSEDAPVRFTGREAVRGAWKGLRYETSKSTDNVLDRAIVEYAGDSAWNPNHEPAGIFARGNAIALTVRNTTIRENATMGLAATGPKANLTVERTAFEANDAPLLVQANLVDGIAPSNAIGGNDEPFVFVSDLGFGGAGSTVVDPATWAALDVPYRPKVNVFIEAPVEIAPGTAFQFEQDRGIRVRGDGRLRAAGAQTDPITFAGVEGISGFWKGLSFVNSLSTDNVLQNVVIENGGSSEWVGGAAPDRANLMVEGGGDAAAVTVSDSTIAGSGKYGIAIGDDEARVMSCDNVAFENNSDADTYNLDTKAPISNCQ, encoded by the coding sequence ATGCCTCAGAACGACCGAGCGGGGGGGTCGGTTTCCAGGCGTCGGCTGCTCGCTGCGGCGGCGGGGGCAGCGGCCACCACCGGGCTGGCGGGCTGTAGCCAGGGGAACGACGCCGACTCACCCACCAGTACACCGACCGCGACCGGAACGGGAACGGACACGTCGACGGCCACCGATACGCCGTCGCCGACGGCAACGCTGCCGTCGTGTGACGACCCGGAGCCGCTCACGCCGGCCGATGTCGAGAGCGGGGGGACCGTCTCGGAGGGGTGCTACCGTGCGGAGAAGACGCTGACCGTCGAGAGCGGAACGCTGACGCTGGAGGCGGGCGTCGTCATCCAGTTCACGAGCAACACGGGGCTGGTGGTCGAGAGCGACGGGGTCGTACGCGCGCAGGGGTCCGGCTCGAAGCCCGTCGTGCTGACGGCGACCGACGAGACCCGGGGCTTCTGGAAGGGGCTCTACCTCGACAACAGCACGTCGAGCGACAACGCCCTCGAGCACACGGTCGTCGAGTACGCCGGGGGCGAGTCGTGGAACGTGAACTGGGAGAGCGGGGCCATCACCACGCGGAAGGCGCGACTCGCGCTGGACGGGTGTGTCCTCCGCGAGAACGCAGCCGCGGGCCTGCGGGTCCGGAAGCTGGCGGACCAGCTCTCGCTGTCGAACACGCGGTTCGAGGCCAACGCCCTGCCGGCGTGGGTCCACTCCTCCGTCGCGGGCGCGTTCTCCCCGGACAACGCCTTCGTCGACAACGACACGAGCGCCATCAGGCTCGGGTCCGACGGGGCCGACCCGGTCCGCTCGGAGCAGACCTGGCAGCACCCGGGCGTCCCCTACCACGTGATAAAGCACGTCGAACTGGAGGCCCCGGTCACGGTGACCGAGGGTGCGACGTTCCGGTTCAGCCAGGGGAAGGGACTGAGCGTCATCCGGGAGGGCCGCCTCACGGTGACGGGCAGCGAGGACGCGCCGGTACGGTTCACCGGCCGGGAGGCGGTCAGGGGCGCGTGGAAGGGACTCCGGTACGAGACCTCGAAGTCGACCGACAACGTCCTCGACCGCGCCATCGTCGAGTACGCCGGCGACTCCGCCTGGAACCCGAACCACGAGCCAGCGGGCATCTTCGCCAGGGGGAACGCCATCGCCCTGACGGTACGGAACACGACCATCCGCGAGAACGCCACGATGGGGCTCGCCGCGACCGGGCCGAAGGCGAACCTGACGGTCGAGCGGACCGCGTTCGAGGCGAACGACGCGCCGCTGCTGGTGCAGGCGAACCTCGTGGACGGTATCGCGCCGAGCAACGCGATCGGAGGGAACGACGAGCCGTTCGTCTTCGTCAGCGATCTCGGGTTCGGCGGCGCCGGGTCCACCGTCGTCGACCCGGCGACCTGGGCAGCGCTGGACGTTCCCTACCGCCCGAAAGTCAACGTATTCATCGAGGCGCCCGTGGAGATTGCCCCCGGGACCGCGTTCCAGTTCGAGCAGGACCGGGGTATCCGGGTACGCGGTGACGGTCGCCTGCGAGCGGCGGGAGCGCAGACCGACCCCATCACGTTCGCCGGCGTCGAGGGAATCAGTGGCTTCTGGAAGGGCCTCTCGTTCGTCAACTCGCTCAGTACCGACAACGTCCTGCAGAACGTCGTCATCGAGAACGGGGGCAGCTCCGAGTGGGTGGGCGGCGCCGCCCCCGACCGTGCGAATCTGATGGTCGAAGGGGGTGGCGACGCCGCCGCGGTCACGGTCAGCGATTCGACCATCGCGGGGAGCGGGAAGTACGGCATCGCCATCGGGGACGACGAGGCACGGGTGATGAGCTGTGACAACGTGGCCTTCGAGAACAACTCGGACGCCGACACGTACAACCTCGATACGAAAGCACCGATCTCGAACTGTCAGTAG
- a CDS encoding DUF5795 family protein, with translation MSDNRVVEGRMVTPAKLAELIEGESPMDTEGIEDADRDCPECGGNVISVGYMPSVTEFVTGYKCQDCSWSETDRD, from the coding sequence ATGTCCGACAACCGCGTCGTGGAGGGGCGGATGGTGACGCCGGCGAAGCTGGCCGAACTCATCGAGGGCGAGTCGCCGATGGACACCGAGGGCATCGAGGACGCCGACCGCGACTGCCCGGAGTGTGGCGGGAACGTCATCAGCGTCGGCTACATGCCCAGCGTCACGGAGTTCGTCACTGGCTACAAGTGCCAGGACTGTTCGTGGAGCGAGACGGACCGGGACTGA
- a CDS encoding NADH-ubiquinone oxidoreductase-F iron-sulfur binding region domain-containing protein encodes MTDSSVRLALTGGPEATDRLRATRETAPDDVPVVPVGSTGVPALEPLALVTRDSRTAIHTNADAETCERLAREFHDGRPMLHAYAVVEHQPRTGQFPTPDDGPLAVGRRRVLDSCGWTRVDEFDPELRPSLPGDPEVTLDHAARVGLLGRGRGDIARDRPVAGVWETARDASGDPVVVVNANEADAAVAGDELLLTSAPAEVLAGAFAVAGVVDAEDVVVYVGENDALAADRTARAAGALAPADVTVQVASGPGTFTAGEPTMALEALEGADRIEARRRPPGPATWGLYGRPTVVHTPRTLTQFVALLREPDAFDPDAGDPGTRLVTATPRGPGGDAVGPPATVELPTDAPVGRALAALDGTREPDWAVVGGRFGGLTRDLDVPAGAPALRAADCGTAGAVEPFTDACLLAAVGRRAAFAREANCGRCVPCREGSKQLHDGLREVYDGDHDEAGLRELLRTMGETSLCAFGREAGRPTRTALDRFAGTVRAHADGDCPAGECFDDAPDEGAEGPGGVWA; translated from the coding sequence ATGACCGACTCCTCCGTTCGGCTCGCCCTGACCGGCGGACCGGAGGCGACCGACCGACTGCGCGCGACCCGCGAGACGGCTCCCGACGACGTGCCGGTGGTCCCCGTCGGGTCCACGGGCGTGCCGGCGCTGGAGCCGCTGGCGCTCGTCACCCGCGACAGCCGGACCGCCATCCACACCAACGCGGACGCCGAGACCTGCGAGCGACTCGCGAGGGAGTTCCACGACGGCCGACCGATGCTCCACGCGTACGCCGTCGTCGAACACCAGCCCAGGACGGGCCAGTTCCCGACGCCCGACGACGGACCGCTCGCCGTCGGCCGTCGGCGCGTGCTCGATTCCTGTGGCTGGACGCGCGTCGACGAGTTCGACCCCGAGTTGCGACCGTCACTTCCGGGCGATCCCGAGGTGACGCTCGACCACGCCGCGCGCGTCGGGTTGCTGGGCCGTGGACGCGGCGACATCGCGCGCGACCGGCCCGTCGCCGGCGTCTGGGAGACCGCTCGCGACGCGTCCGGTGACCCGGTCGTCGTCGTGAACGCGAACGAGGCAGACGCGGCCGTGGCGGGTGACGAGTTGCTGCTCACCTCGGCCCCGGCGGAGGTGCTCGCGGGCGCGTTCGCCGTCGCCGGCGTCGTCGACGCCGAGGACGTGGTTGTCTACGTCGGCGAGAACGACGCCCTCGCGGCCGACCGGACCGCGCGCGCGGCCGGCGCCCTGGCACCCGCAGACGTGACCGTGCAGGTCGCTTCCGGCCCGGGGACGTTCACCGCCGGCGAGCCGACGATGGCGCTGGAGGCGCTGGAGGGGGCGGACCGTATCGAGGCGCGTCGCCGGCCACCCGGTCCCGCGACGTGGGGCCTCTACGGCCGCCCGACCGTGGTCCACACGCCGCGAACGCTGACCCAGTTCGTGGCGCTCCTGCGTGAGCCCGACGCCTTCGACCCCGACGCGGGGGACCCGGGGACGCGACTCGTCACGGCCACGCCGCGCGGCCCCGGCGGCGACGCCGTGGGGCCGCCAGCGACCGTCGAACTCCCGACGGACGCACCGGTCGGGCGGGCACTGGCCGCACTCGACGGGACCCGGGAGCCGGACTGGGCCGTCGTCGGGGGTCGCTTCGGCGGCCTGACGCGCGACCTCGACGTGCCCGCCGGGGCACCCGCGCTCCGTGCCGCCGACTGCGGCACGGCAGGAGCGGTCGAGCCGTTCACCGACGCCTGCCTCCTCGCCGCGGTCGGCCGCCGGGCCGCGTTCGCCCGCGAGGCCAACTGCGGGCGCTGTGTGCCCTGCCGCGAGGGGTCGAAACAGCTCCACGATGGCCTTCGGGAAGTCTACGACGGCGACCACGACGAGGCCGGGCTGCGCGAGCTCCTGCGCACGATGGGTGAGACGAGCCTCTGTGCGTTCGGGCGCGAGGCCGGGCGCCCGACCCGGACGGCGCTCGACCGCTTCGCCGGTACTGTGCGAGCGCACGCGGACGGCGACTGCCCCGCCGGCGAGTGCTTCGACGACGCGCCCGACGAGGGCGCCGAGGGCCCCGGAGGTGTCTGGGCGTGA
- a CDS encoding YccF domain-containing protein — translation MAPNILLRAAWFLLVGWWLTPVVLFVAWLLHVPIVTIPLGIKLVNQTPRILTLKPPSEVSGLRDPDAADPSSQYPLLVRAVWFIFVGSWLSLTWVTVASLLAITILGLPVAIWMLNRLPFVLSLYRY, via the coding sequence ATGGCCCCCAACATCCTCCTCCGGGCGGCGTGGTTCCTGCTGGTCGGCTGGTGGCTCACGCCCGTCGTCCTGTTCGTGGCGTGGCTCCTCCACGTCCCCATCGTCACGATTCCGCTGGGCATCAAACTCGTCAACCAGACCCCGCGGATACTGACGCTCAAACCGCCCAGCGAGGTGAGCGGCCTCCGGGACCCGGACGCCGCGGACCCGTCCAGTCAGTACCCGCTCCTCGTCCGGGCGGTGTGGTTCATCTTCGTCGGCTCGTGGCTCTCGCTGACCTGGGTCACCGTGGCATCACTGCTCGCCATCACCATCCTCGGCCTGCCGGTGGCCATCTGGATGCTGAACCGACTCCCGTTCGTCCTGTCGCTGTACCGGTACTGA
- a CDS encoding saccharopine dehydrogenase family protein, producing MSDSDREFDIVVWGATGVAGRLLAEYLAGQYPPEELSLAIGGRNEGKLESVEADIVAEADAWEEIPIVLGDATEPESLREMASRTHVVATTVGPYTKYGTPLVEACIETETDYCDLTGEVNWIREVVDEFHDDAVAAETRIVNSCGYDSVPTDIGTLMVQTFANEEFGAPCDEVGVYVEDVSGGVSGGTLASFAELFEAASNDPVAREALRNPYSLAPPGEREGPDRGEQRLARKDSLRSSWTAPSPMAAVNERVVRRSNALLDYPYSREFTCKEVIPTGRSVVGAASSSVIAGGIGLFGAAMTVSPVRRGLSQYVFPDPGEGPSERQMENGHFTIRVLGRGTGEDGPFTVEAEFGVDLDPGYGGTARMLGESAMCLLRDEVDSPLEGGVLTPASGIGMPLVDRLRDVGFTATVGEASE from the coding sequence GTGTCCGACAGCGACCGAGAGTTCGACATCGTCGTATGGGGAGCGACCGGCGTCGCGGGACGTCTCCTCGCGGAGTATCTCGCCGGGCAGTACCCGCCGGAGGAGCTCTCGCTGGCCATCGGCGGCCGTAACGAGGGGAAACTCGAGTCGGTCGAAGCCGACATCGTCGCCGAGGCCGACGCGTGGGAGGAGATTCCCATCGTCCTCGGCGACGCGACGGAGCCCGAGAGCCTCCGCGAGATGGCGTCCCGCACCCACGTCGTCGCCACCACCGTCGGCCCGTACACGAAGTACGGGACGCCGCTGGTCGAGGCGTGCATCGAGACGGAGACCGACTACTGCGACCTGACGGGCGAGGTGAACTGGATTCGGGAGGTCGTCGACGAGTTCCACGACGACGCGGTCGCCGCCGAGACGCGCATCGTCAACAGCTGCGGGTACGACTCCGTCCCCACCGACATCGGGACGCTGATGGTCCAGACGTTCGCGAACGAGGAGTTCGGGGCGCCGTGCGACGAGGTCGGGGTCTACGTCGAGGACGTCAGCGGCGGGGTCAGCGGGGGGACACTGGCGAGCTTCGCCGAGCTGTTCGAGGCCGCATCGAACGACCCGGTCGCGCGGGAGGCGCTCCGGAACCCGTACTCGCTGGCGCCGCCCGGAGAGCGGGAGGGCCCCGACCGGGGCGAGCAGCGGCTCGCGCGGAAGGACTCGCTGCGTTCGTCGTGGACGGCCCCGTCGCCGATGGCGGCCGTCAACGAGCGCGTGGTCCGGCGGAGCAACGCGCTGCTGGACTATCCCTACAGCCGCGAGTTCACCTGCAAGGAGGTCATCCCGACCGGGCGCTCGGTGGTCGGCGCGGCCAGTTCGAGCGTCATCGCGGGTGGCATCGGACTGTTCGGGGCCGCCATGACCGTCTCCCCGGTCCGTCGGGGCCTCAGTCAGTACGTCTTCCCCGATCCGGGCGAGGGGCCGTCGGAGCGCCAGATGGAGAACGGCCACTTCACCATCCGCGTGCTGGGCCGCGGGACGGGCGAGGACGGGCCGTTCACCGTCGAGGCAGAGTTCGGTGTGGACCTGGACCCGGGCTACGGCGGGACCGCCCGCATGCTCGGGGAGTCCGCGATGTGTCTCCTGCGCGACGAGGTCGACTCGCCGCTGGAGGGGGGCGTGCTGACCCCGGCCTCGGGCATCGGGATGCCGCTCGTCGACCGGCTCCGCGATGTCGGCTTCACCGCGACCGTGGGCGAGGCGAGCGAGTAG